A single region of the Candidatus Sungiibacteriota bacterium genome encodes:
- the pilM gene encoding type IV pilus assembly protein PilM, translating to MKEKIVNLVRSLIKFPVVGLDISDTSIKYIKLRSGGLLSLFGEFTIPANLIVGGEVKDEEALVKILSSWLGKEGRELRSSFVVASLPEEKSFLRLIQLPRVKRDEVAGAVRWEIEANVPMPVEDLVFDYEIVEPLEDHLDHFDVVITAYPKTTVDSYVRVLSRVGFRPVALELELQAVIRAVVPEVRTHEAKIIVDMGRNRTSFIIVSGGAIVFTRTVDLGGRVIEENIVKALAVSEEKATALKKEFGLNKKAFEGKIFTALSPLVSTLAEELKHAVAYYESHAAHLHGASPGVASILLSGGDANLYGLDTYLASALKIPVHHTDPFIVLRKMGGPVVPPIPKNQSLAYATAIGLALRGAR from the coding sequence ATGAAGGAAAAAATTGTAAATCTGGTGCGCTCGCTCATAAAGTTTCCCGTGGTTGGGCTGGATATTTCCGACACCTCTATAAAATATATAAAACTGCGCTCGGGGGGCCTTCTTAGTTTATTCGGGGAATTTACGATTCCAGCAAACCTGATTGTTGGTGGGGAAGTGAAAGACGAAGAAGCGCTGGTTAAAATTTTATCCTCATGGCTTGGTAAGGAGGGGCGCGAGCTTCGCTCGTCATTTGTGGTTGCTTCTCTGCCGGAAGAAAAAAGTTTCCTTCGTCTTATACAGCTTCCCCGCGTGAAAAGGGATGAAGTCGCCGGAGCTGTCCGTTGGGAGATTGAGGCCAATGTTCCTATGCCGGTTGAGGACTTGGTTTTTGATTACGAAATAGTTGAGCCGTTGGAAGATCACTTGGACCATTTTGACGTAGTGATTACGGCTTATCCCAAAACCACCGTAGATTCTTATGTGCGAGTGCTTTCCCGAGTGGGATTTAGGCCAGTTGCGCTTGAGCTGGAGCTACAGGCGGTTATTCGCGCCGTGGTCCCTGAAGTCAGGACGCACGAGGCTAAAATAATAGTAGATATGGGGCGCAACCGCACAAGTTTTATTATAGTTTCTGGGGGCGCCATCGTATTTACGCGCACGGTTGATTTAGGGGGGCGCGTTATTGAAGAAAATATTGTGAAGGCCCTTGCCGTGAGCGAAGAAAAAGCTACGGCGCTGAAGAAAGAGTTTGGGCTTAACAAAAAAGCTTTTGAGGGAAAAATTTTTACGGCCCTTTCGCCGCTGGTCTCCACGCTTGCCGAAGAGCTGAAACACGCGGTTGCTTACTACGAAAGTCACGCGGCGCATTTGCATGGCGCAAGTCCCGGCGTCGCTTCTATTCTTCTTTCCGGCGGCGACGCCAATCTTTACGGGCTTGATACATATCTTGCGAGTGCCCTTAAAATTCCGGTGCACCATACGGACCCTTTTATCGTACTTAGAAAAATGGGCGGTCCTGTTGTCCCGCCTATACCCAAAAATCAATCACTCGCCTACGCCACGGCTATTGGTTTGGCCCTGCGAGGCGCAAGATAA
- a CDS encoding type II secretion system protein — MRRGITLLEVVVSVAILALLGAVSLVSFTNSRRVRDLTTAGGNVLSILRFAQARALGGEDNSPWGVKLEQNQFTLFRGASFSGSTLTEVHALPSGIEVANIVLAGGGQEIVFKKISGATDQSGGFDLRTASVSANTFSVTVEGSGKTYQTGSVPAALGSRIADARHRSFGLGWSIKNSVAATLVFFDPPNPDTVSTITMTPAPPRTIFDWTGTIVVGGQNQTLRIHAVSISDTNTTLHIDRDCRKNNKKLKLSIDTREIATYGADCQTVTVGAFGGVMSEP, encoded by the coding sequence ATGCGCCGCGGCATTACCTTATTGGAAGTTGTTGTATCCGTTGCCATCCTCGCTCTTTTAGGCGCGGTGAGTTTGGTGTCTTTTACAAACTCGCGCCGAGTGCGCGACCTTACCACTGCCGGAGGAAATGTTTTATCCATACTTCGTTTTGCTCAAGCAAGGGCCTTGGGCGGCGAGGATAATTCGCCATGGGGAGTTAAACTAGAACAAAATCAATTTACTCTTTTTCGCGGGGCATCTTTTTCCGGATCAACCTTGACCGAAGTTCACGCTCTGCCTTCTGGCATTGAAGTTGCCAACATTGTCCTTGCCGGAGGCGGACAGGAAATTGTTTTTAAAAAAATAAGCGGAGCTACCGACCAGAGCGGCGGTTTTGACTTGCGTACAGCATCTGTTTCTGCCAATACTTTTTCAGTTACTGTTGAGGGGTCGGGCAAGACCTACCAGACAGGCAGTGTTCCGGCGGCGCTGGGAAGTCGTATTGCGGATGCGCGGCATCGTTCTTTTGGGCTCGGGTGGAGCATTAAGAATTCAGTGGCGGCGACTCTTGTGTTTTTTGATCCGCCCAATCCAGATACGGTTTCTACCATAACTATGACTCCCGCACCGCCCCGCACTATTTTTGATTGGACAGGTACGATTGTGGTTGGCGGACAAAATCAGACGCTACGTATACATGCAGTTTCAATTAGCGACACCAATACGACTCTTCATATTGATAGGGACTGCCGCAAAAACAATAAAAAACTAAAGTTATCAATTGACACGCGCGAGATCGCGACCTATGGGGCGGATTGTCAAACAGTCACGGTCGGCGCTTTTGGAGGCGTGATGAGCGAACCATGA
- a CDS encoding type II secretion system F family protein, with the protein MPIYVYSAAAKDGKIVKGEREAENQKVLAQTLKTEGLFLLEAKEKGKTGLASWNISINISDLLSRLRPVGVVDKMFFARNLAVMVAAGLSLTRALDALAQESANPKFKKILTEVNNSVIKGKSFADSLRLHEKVFGPLFINMVEVGETTGKLTLVLKLIANQMKKDYNLKKRVKGAMFYPAIIIMVLLGVGTLMMIYVVPTLTSTIKELGVELPFTTKIIVTVSDLILNYAIWFLIALAALVFIFIRILKTQKGKEIFDRISLKLPIFGALIKKFNIARFCRTLAYLLTSGVPVVRSLEITSSVLGNTIYKDAVREASSEIQKGKQLNKILAAHPLIFQPVVLQMIQVGEETGKVSEMLLRLALFFEEDVTNTTKNLSTIIEPILMIVIGAAVGFFAISMLQPIYSSLGNI; encoded by the coding sequence ATGCCTATTTATGTATATTCCGCCGCGGCAAAAGATGGGAAAATAGTAAAAGGGGAACGCGAGGCGGAAAACCAAAAAGTCCTTGCGCAGACCCTCAAAACCGAAGGGCTTTTTCTGCTGGAAGCCAAAGAAAAAGGAAAAACTGGGCTGGCTTCGTGGAATATTAGTATTAATATTTCAGATCTTCTCTCTCGTCTTAGGCCCGTGGGGGTGGTGGACAAAATGTTTTTTGCCCGGAATCTTGCGGTTATGGTCGCGGCCGGACTTTCTTTGACACGCGCTCTAGACGCTTTGGCCCAAGAGTCAGCCAACCCCAAGTTTAAAAAAATACTAACCGAGGTAAACAATTCAGTTATAAAAGGCAAATCTTTTGCCGACTCTCTTCGTCTGCATGAGAAAGTTTTTGGCCCGCTTTTTATAAACATGGTTGAAGTGGGCGAAACAACAGGAAAACTTACATTAGTCCTGAAACTCATTGCCAACCAGATGAAAAAAGATTACAACCTTAAAAAACGGGTGAAGGGCGCAATGTTTTATCCGGCCATAATTATTATGGTTCTGCTCGGCGTGGGAACTCTTATGATGATTTATGTGGTGCCGACGCTGACTTCAACCATCAAAGAGTTGGGGGTGGAACTTCCTTTTACCACCAAAATCATTGTTACTGTTAGCGACCTGATTCTCAACTATGCTATTTGGTTTTTAATCGCCTTGGCGGCGCTGGTCTTTATTTTTATACGTATATTGAAAACCCAAAAAGGTAAGGAAATCTTTGATCGTATAAGTCTAAAGCTTCCCATTTTCGGAGCGCTTATTAAAAAATTCAACATTGCGCGTTTCTGCCGGACGCTGGCCTACTTACTTACCTCCGGAGTTCCCGTCGTCAGGTCGCTTGAGATTACGTCTTCGGTCTTGGGGAACACTATTTATAAAGATGCGGTGCGAGAGGCATCTTCGGAAATTCAAAAAGGGAAACAACTAAACAAGATACTGGCTGCTCACCCGCTTATTTTTCAGCCAGTTGTACTGCAGATGATACAAGTGGGGGAGGAAACGGGAAAAGTCTCCGAGATGCTGCTGCGTCTTGCCCTTTTTTTTGAGGAGGACGTAACCAATACCACCAAAAATCTCTCTACAATTATTGAACCGATTCTTATGATTGTCATTGGGGCGGCAGTTGGCTTTTTCGCAATTTCCATGCTGCAGCCGATTTATTCTTCACTTGGTAATATTTAA
- a CDS encoding phosphoribosyltransferase: protein MKPTINYSWKQFDSDVKKIAKLLRARKKVFNGVWGPIRGGLPLAVCLSHALGIPFLQKPNGKKTLIVDDIADTGKTLKKFADKNYFIVTLFYRRGSVFKPNIWLREKKDKWVKFPWEKK, encoded by the coding sequence ATGAAACCAACTATTAATTATTCCTGGAAACAGTTTGACAGCGACGTGAAGAAAATCGCTAAATTATTGCGGGCAAGAAAAAAAGTATTTAATGGTGTGTGGGGGCCGATACGCGGGGGCTTACCTCTTGCTGTATGTCTTTCTCACGCTTTAGGCATACCTTTTCTCCAAAAACCCAACGGAAAGAAAACCCTGATTGTGGATGATATTGCCGACACCGGAAAAACTCTTAAAAAATTTGCCGACAAAAATTATTTTATCGTAACGCTTTTTTACCGTCGGGGATCTGTGTTTAAACCAAATATCTGGCTCCGGGAGAAAAAAGATAAATGGGTAAAGTTCCCTTGGGAGAAAAAATAA
- a CDS encoding GIY-YIG nuclease family protein yields the protein MAITYILFSSSCGKFYVGSSRNDNIRVRLSAHNAGRVKSTKSYRPWTIVTTEKLQSYSDARKRELFLKSGVGRKLIAEKFGFLKS from the coding sequence ATGGCTATAACATACATTTTATTTAGTTCCAGTTGCGGTAAATTTTATGTTGGTTCTTCACGAAATGATAATATACGGGTTCGCCTTTCTGCCCACAATGCCGGACGAGTAAAATCTACTAAATCCTATAGACCGTGGACTATTGTTACAACAGAAAAACTTCAGAGCTATTCTGATGCCAGAAAAAGAGAACTGTTTCTCAAGTCAGGTGTTGGGCGAAAATTGATAGCAGAGAAATTTGGATTTTTGAAAAGTTAA
- a CDS encoding GIY-YIG nuclease family protein, with translation MAEKLNSMPCIYILYSRSKNRFYVGSTRDDRPFVRLDSHNHGKVRSTKAGRPWALTYQEYYSNYHQARKREIFLKSGVGRTWIKEKFPNLKNDGAGAETWVSG, from the coding sequence TTGGCGGAAAAACTCAATAGTATGCCCTGTATTTATATCTTATATAGCAGAAGTAAAAATAGGTTTTATGTCGGATCAACTAGAGACGATAGGCCTTTTGTGCGTTTAGACTCACACAACCATGGAAAGGTTCGCTCTACAAAAGCCGGACGGCCGTGGGCACTGACATACCAAGAGTACTACTCCAATTACCATCAAGCGAGGAAAAGAGAAATCTTCTTAAAATCCGGTGTTGGTAGGACTTGGATTAAAGAAAAATTTCCAAATCTAAAGAACGACGGCGCCGGAGCGGAGACGTGGGTGAGTGGCTGA
- a CDS encoding AAA family ATPase, translating into MPKKNVAQIKKELLRGLKVSRRRTKKPEILALVGITGAGNSTIAREFSRMLGWTVIEKNKIRVKLREEGPGFTVANTNALHEAMVKEVIMRLGNVILDSDMVEKPKRKRLERLARKYGARVAYLHLTCNRDVMLERMIRAKYNPKTNIFKSAAIAVREHCRRYPWHYRWSPANGGQYVLRKLPIKFFAEIDTTDPAKWRKKLRNIVKRLKKL; encoded by the coding sequence ATGCCCAAGAAAAACGTCGCACAAATTAAAAAAGAACTTCTACGGGGCCTCAAGGTTTCTCGACGCAGGACAAAAAAGCCAGAGATTTTGGCTCTCGTGGGGATTACCGGTGCCGGCAATAGCACCATTGCACGAGAATTTAGTCGGATGCTCGGATGGACAGTGATTGAAAAAAACAAGATACGCGTAAAACTTCGCGAAGAGGGTCCAGGATTTACGGTGGCCAATACCAACGCTCTACATGAAGCGATGGTAAAAGAAGTTATCATGCGGCTCGGAAACGTAATCCTTGATTCTGACATGGTTGAGAAACCAAAAAGAAAGCGGCTCGAGCGACTGGCGAGAAAATACGGAGCGCGGGTAGCGTATCTGCACTTAACCTGTAACCGTGATGTCATGCTTGAACGAATGATACGAGCAAAATATAATCCCAAAACAAACATTTTTAAGAGCGCCGCGATTGCCGTCAGGGAACATTGCCGACGCTACCCATGGCACTATCGCTGGTCTCCTGCCAACGGCGGACAATATGTTTTGCGAAAACTGCCCATAAAATTCTTTGCCGAGATAGATACCACCGATCCTGCCAAGTGGCGCAAGAAATTACGAAACATTGTAAAGCGCCTCAAAAAGTTATAA
- the recG gene encoding ATP-dependent DNA helicase RecG, whose amino-acid sequence MADIRIHTPIEQVPAIRKRIIPSLKRLGIKTIRDLLFHFPSRYEDFSNLKTVQTLEAGETVTIQGYVKRVTNRRTPRKRMFLTEAVINDGTGNIKALWFNQPFLVRNIKSGNIVSLSGKVAWGQGGLYLQNPAYERIHNSEFKTTSSQGTHTGGLVAMYPETEGISSRWLRYLIKSFLSFRKELADPLPSETRKRHMLSDIYTALQNIHFPQNTQEAEGARRRFSFEQMLFIQLRALKERMRLKKFSAPAISLNLPLLKKFVNSLPYELTDAQRRSVWEIVQDISKPRPMNRLLEGDVGSGKTVVAAAASLLAIQEGYEVAFMAPTEILAKQHYSTLEKILHPFGVRVGLLTGSEKNKRSNTLLCVGTHALIQKNAHFKNLGLVIVDEQHRFGVEQRAQLAKNSSGSLPHFLSMSATPIPRTLALTVYGDLDLSILDELPKNRREIITKIIGPGKREETYQFIREGVKRGGQAFVICPRIEVGGQGLKIGKISQQKLLLADTKTVKEEYKKLSEKIFPDLNVGILHGKMPAKGGSASGGKSKEQTMKEFKEGKIDILVSTSVVEVGVDIPNATIMVIEGAEKFGLAQLHQFRGRVGRGEHQSYCFLFPTENGLVTKRLRAVVEAKNGFELAEKDLEIRGPGDLFGIRQWGVPDVVLADINNARLVREVRVAALELIKKDPSLTGYPLLLEELKRSHTLHLE is encoded by the coding sequence ATGGCTGACATCCGTATCCACACCCCCATAGAGCAAGTCCCGGCCATCAGGAAAAGGATCATTCCGTCCCTGAAGCGTCTGGGTATAAAAACCATACGCGATCTTTTGTTTCATTTTCCTTCGCGCTACGAAGATTTTTCAAATTTAAAAACAGTCCAAACCCTTGAGGCCGGCGAAACGGTCACTATCCAAGGATACGTGAAAAGAGTAACCAATCGCCGGACTCCCCGAAAAAGAATGTTTTTAACCGAAGCCGTAATAAATGACGGAACGGGAAATATAAAAGCCCTGTGGTTCAACCAGCCCTTTCTCGTAAGAAACATAAAATCCGGAAACATAGTGAGTTTGTCGGGCAAAGTAGCGTGGGGGCAGGGCGGATTGTATCTTCAGAATCCTGCCTACGAGAGAATTCATAATTCAGAGTTTAAAACAACTAGTTCACAAGGAACACATACCGGAGGACTGGTGGCTATGTATCCGGAAACGGAAGGTATTTCTTCCCGCTGGTTAAGATATCTTATAAAGTCGTTCCTGAGCTTTAGGAAGGAACTTGCTGATCCCCTTCCTTCGGAGACTAGAAAAAGACACATGCTGTCCGATATTTATACGGCCTTGCAAAACATTCATTTCCCCCAAAACACACAAGAGGCGGAGGGGGCACGCCGCAGGTTTAGTTTTGAACAGATGCTTTTTATACAGCTTCGGGCCCTGAAAGAACGTATGCGCCTCAAAAAATTCAGCGCACCAGCTATTTCCTTGAATCTCCCGCTCCTGAAAAAATTTGTAAACTCTCTTCCCTATGAGCTAACCGACGCCCAACGCCGTTCCGTCTGGGAAATTGTGCAGGATATTTCCAAACCCCGCCCTATGAACCGCCTGCTGGAAGGAGACGTAGGGTCCGGCAAAACAGTAGTTGCGGCTGCGGCTTCACTCCTTGCTATTCAGGAGGGGTACGAAGTCGCCTTTATGGCGCCGACAGAGATTCTTGCCAAGCAGCACTACTCAACGCTTGAAAAAATATTACACCCTTTTGGGGTTCGGGTTGGACTTCTTACCGGATCCGAAAAAAACAAACGTAGTAACACCCTGCTCTGTGTAGGAACTCACGCCTTAATACAAAAAAACGCCCACTTTAAAAATCTGGGGTTGGTGATTGTTGATGAACAGCATCGTTTTGGCGTGGAGCAACGCGCCCAGCTTGCCAAAAACAGTTCCGGTTCCCTTCCCCATTTCTTGTCTATGAGCGCCACACCCATCCCCCGGACATTGGCTCTCACCGTATATGGAGATCTTGACCTTTCTATACTGGACGAGCTGCCTAAAAACCGCAGGGAAATTATTACTAAAATTATCGGGCCCGGGAAACGGGAAGAAACATATCAATTCATCCGGGAAGGGGTGAAGCGGGGGGGACAGGCGTTTGTGATTTGCCCGAGAATAGAAGTCGGGGGTCAGGGATTGAAAATCGGAAAAATATCCCAACAGAAACTGCTTCTGGCCGACACCAAGACCGTGAAAGAGGAATATAAAAAACTATCCGAGAAAATTTTCCCGGATTTAAATGTGGGCATACTCCACGGAAAGATGCCCGCCAAAGGCGGGTCCGCCTCCGGCGGAAAATCAAAAGAGCAAACTATGAAAGAATTCAAAGAAGGTAAGATAGATATTCTCGTCTCCACGTCGGTGGTGGAAGTAGGGGTGGACATACCCAACGCCACCATCATGGTGATTGAGGGAGCGGAAAAGTTTGGGCTGGCCCAACTTCATCAATTTCGCGGTCGTGTGGGCAGAGGCGAACATCAATCTTACTGCTTCCTTTTTCCCACCGAGAATGGACTTGTAACCAAGCGGCTTAGGGCAGTGGTGGAGGCCAAGAACGGGTTTGAACTGGCAGAAAAAGATCTGGAAATCCGGGGGCCGGGAGACTTATTTGGCATACGCCAATGGGGAGTTCCGGACGTTGTATTGGCTGACATAAACAATGCCCGCCTGGTACGGGAAGTACGCGTTGCGGCCTTGGAGCTTATTAAAAAAGACCCTTCTTTGACCGGCTACCCCTTACTTTTGGAAGAACTCAAGCGCAGCCACACCCTTCATCTTGAATAA
- the rocD gene encoding ornithine--oxo-acid transaminase → MSERTLTIRELVELAYKYLPRNYDPPDDLVVSRGQGVLLYDVEDRVFVDLLSCYSALAPGHVHPQILKAIIRQAGKLTANANCLWEEQKILCAKELAEFTGMDKVLFMTSGAEVFDSAVKLARKWAYTRKDVYTEKVVPKDQAEIVVCKNNFHGRTIGAISASTVPQYYDLFGPPVPGFKKIPFGDARAFEEAINPNTAAIIVEPIQGEGGILVPPDGYLNDVRQICDAHHVLMILDEVQTGLGRTGKMFAYMHDGSFPDAMLLGKGLGGGLGISAVVGINELMDVFEPGDHGSTFGGNPLACAVAREEMHLLVRENLPQRAAELGEFFISELKNIYSPYIKEVRGRGLLVGIELRPEAGGAARFVDALRGERILCKDAHENVIRFSPPLIIEKDVLKLALIRIAKVFRTL, encoded by the coding sequence ATGAGTGAACGCACTTTAACCATCAGAGAGTTGGTGGAGTTAGCGTATAAATATTTGCCCAGAAATTATGATCCGCCCGATGACTTAGTAGTCAGTCGGGGGCAAGGCGTACTGCTTTATGATGTTGAAGATCGGGTTTTTGTTGATCTGCTTTCTTGTTACTCCGCTCTTGCACCCGGGCATGTTCATCCCCAAATCCTAAAAGCCATCATTCGTCAGGCGGGTAAACTTACGGCCAATGCGAATTGTCTTTGGGAAGAGCAGAAAATTCTTTGTGCTAAGGAACTGGCCGAGTTTACGGGCATGGACAAGGTTCTTTTTATGACCAGCGGGGCAGAGGTCTTTGATAGCGCCGTCAAGCTCGCGCGCAAATGGGCTTACACCAGAAAAGATGTTTATACAGAAAAAGTAGTTCCCAAAGATCAGGCCGAGATCGTTGTTTGTAAAAACAATTTCCATGGCCGGACCATCGGGGCTATAAGCGCTTCAACCGTTCCCCAGTACTATGATCTTTTTGGTCCGCCGGTTCCCGGGTTTAAAAAAATACCATTTGGTGATGCCAGAGCTTTTGAAGAAGCGATCAACCCCAACACCGCAGCCATTATTGTTGAGCCTATTCAGGGCGAGGGTGGAATTTTGGTTCCTCCGGACGGCTACTTAAACGATGTTCGTCAAATATGCGATGCTCACCACGTTTTGATGATTCTGGACGAGGTTCAAACTGGTTTGGGCAGAACAGGTAAGATGTTTGCTTATATGCATGACGGGTCTTTTCCGGACGCAATGCTTCTGGGTAAGGGCTTGGGTGGCGGCTTGGGAATTTCTGCAGTAGTAGGGATAAATGAACTTATGGATGTTTTTGAACCCGGAGATCACGGAAGCACTTTTGGCGGAAATCCGCTGGCTTGTGCCGTGGCGCGTGAAGAGATGCATTTGCTTGTGCGGGAAAACCTGCCGCAGCGCGCTGCCGAACTTGGAGAATTTTTTATATCCGAGCTTAAAAATATCTATAGTCCTTACATAAAAGAGGTGCGTGGAAGGGGTCTTTTGGTGGGAATTGAATTGCGGCCCGAGGCAGGAGGAGCTGCCAGATTTGTTGACGCCTTGCGCGGGGAGCGGATTCTCTGCAAGGATGCGCACGAGAACGTAATTCGTTTTTCACCGCCCCTTATCATTGAAAAAGACGTGCTTAAACTGGCACTTATCCGTATTGCTAAAGTGTTTAGGACACTTTGA
- a CDS encoding proteasome accessory factor PafA2 family protein, with translation MLPEDVIIGFEQEFAISFTPEDGTSLPELTYRTVLKQATECLIDHRVLDYENSMGGRIYIDHPLRVSQELRRGFYHHLEAATPECRGAREAALYSRAADAEILGRFLRVCQNPKRFSLPQGSYHLLKASTDWRGNWWGLHRNFRIPQRIPNEFLLSYLGPFLVTKVVWAGQGGIAPRLYGPKNLDSWPNSDKEIIFTLSPRALAIQGTISSETTVRRPLICTGRFSDYKSYDLPQWKRLQLIEGDPLLSDTITYVEAGMTSLVLRLLANNCFPRCFPRFETYQYREILNDFHILACDPTLKTPIHFASAITLTALEVQRRYLELIWENADKLSLTAEDQDVLYRFEEILRLLGQDPTLLAGVSECWFKYLLFEKKLAQYNTSWDACHEVRIEHHGKQISLSEYLLMLHHQLTALDDWGIWPQLVRSGRVETLFSDEEVAEARKHPPATRAAWRVEVLRQARRNRLLAPLGHSWSHIILMSFDPAAVNNDPTGRSNTQALRRAEELIKKILKERLIV, from the coding sequence ATGTTGCCCGAAGACGTTATTATTGGTTTTGAGCAGGAATTTGCTATAAGTTTTACCCCCGAAGACGGCACGTCCTTACCCGAACTGACTTACCGCACTGTTTTAAAACAAGCCACTGAATGTTTAATAGACCATCGCGTTCTTGATTATGAAAATTCCATGGGCGGCCGCATTTATATTGATCATCCGCTGCGTGTATCTCAAGAGTTGAGGCGTGGTTTTTATCACCATTTGGAGGCAGCTACGCCGGAATGCCGTGGGGCGCGTGAGGCCGCACTTTACAGCCGCGCCGCTGATGCTGAAATTCTAGGCCGATTTTTAAGAGTTTGCCAAAACCCCAAACGATTTTCCCTGCCGCAGGGTTCGTACCACCTTTTAAAGGCTAGCACCGATTGGCGTGGTAATTGGTGGGGTTTGCACCGTAATTTCCGCATACCGCAACGTATTCCCAACGAATTTTTGCTTAGTTATCTTGGCCCGTTTCTGGTGACCAAGGTTGTTTGGGCAGGACAGGGCGGCATTGCTCCTCGTTTGTACGGACCTAAAAATTTGGACTCTTGGCCAAACTCCGATAAGGAAATTATTTTTACTCTTTCTCCGCGGGCGCTGGCAATTCAGGGGACTATTTCAAGTGAAACCACGGTTCGCCGTCCACTTATCTGTACAGGCCGTTTTTCAGATTACAAATCATACGATTTACCCCAATGGAAGCGTCTGCAGCTTATTGAGGGCGATCCCTTGCTTTCTGACACCATTACTTACGTAGAAGCTGGCATGACCAGCTTGGTTCTACGGCTCCTAGCCAACAACTGCTTTCCGCGCTGTTTTCCTAGGTTTGAGACATATCAGTACAGAGAAATTCTTAACGACTTTCATATTTTAGCGTGTGATCCGACACTTAAAACCCCCATACATTTTGCTTCGGCCATAACCCTCACGGCCCTTGAAGTTCAAAGGCGGTATCTGGAATTAATTTGGGAAAACGCAGATAAACTCTCTCTTACTGCTGAAGACCAGGACGTGCTGTATCGGTTTGAAGAAATTCTCCGGCTTTTGGGGCAGGACCCAACCCTCCTTGCCGGTGTTTCCGAATGCTGGTTTAAATACTTGCTTTTTGAAAAAAAGCTCGCCCAGTACAACACTTCGTGGGATGCTTGCCATGAAGTAAGGATAGAACATCACGGCAAGCAAATTTCACTTAGTGAGTATTTACTAATGCTGCACCATCAATTAACCGCTTTGGACGACTGGGGAATTTGGCCGCAGCTTGTACGTTCGGGCCGCGTGGAAACGCTTTTTTCCGACGAGGAAGTTGCAGAAGCACGTAAACATCCTCCGGCCACTCGTGCTGCTTGGCGGGTGGAAGTATTAAGGCAGGCGCGCCGCAATCGTCTGCTTGCGCCCCTTGGACATTCGTGGTCACACATAATACTGATGTCGTTTGATCCTGCCGCAGTTAATAACGATCCCACGGGCAGGAGTAATACACAAGCGCTTCGTAGGGCCGAAGAACTAATTAAAAAAATTCTTAAGGAACGGCTCATTGTTTAG